The segment AGCGCGCGCCCACCGGAATCGGCATAAAGCGCATCATTGGTGGCGATCAGCGGCACGCCGAGCGAGGCCGAAACCATCCGCGCTTCTTCCAATCTGCGCGCATCCGTGCCCGCCCGCAGCATCGTCACCGCAAGCCATAGTCGATCAGGACAGGCGGCCTTCAAGGCGCCAAGGGTCCTGCGATCCGGCTGCGTGACAATCAGCGCAATGTCTTGCGCGTGCTCCAGCAGGTCCGATAGGTAAAGCGTACAATCACCCTTGCTCGTGCGTCGGTTGCCCAGCGTCAGCAGGCGGGTCAACTGCCCCCAGCCATGCCGGGTCATTGGATAAGCGACGATATCTGGTGGGCTCAGCCCACTTTCGGGATCAGGTGCAAAGACCAGCCTTGCTCCCACGGCCAGCTTCAAATCGCTCGCCGCGCCACCAATCTCACGCCAGGCCATATGCGCGCGGACCACTCCGGCCACCGTGTTGCGATCGGCAATGCCGATGCCCGCCATACCCAGTTGCTGCGCGCGCGCGACCATCTCGGCGGGATGCGATGCCCCTCGCAGGAAGCTGTAGTTGCTGGCGGCCAGCAATTCGACGAAAGGCACAGCACCCTGAAGGGAGCCCCCCGCCCTCATGCGAAGAGGCCGTGCATGTACCAGTGCGGATCAGGCTTTTCATCGTAGAGCCCGTGGCGGAAGATCCAGTATCGCCGCCCAAGAACATCTTCCACCCGGTAATAGTCGCGGGTCAGCCCACCTTGGTCAGCACATTCCCCGCCTTTGTGACGCCACCACTCGTTCGCAATCCTTTCTGGCCCTTCGTAAAGCCGCACCTCATGCAACTTGCGCCGCCAGCGAAAGCGGTGGGGCGGCCCATCGGGCACTTCAGCCAAGACCTCCACGCGCTGGGGCGGATCGAACAGGAAGAGCGGGCGCATCGGCGGCTCGCCTTCGGGCGGACGTGGCCATGGCACTGGAACGCGCTCACTCATCGCAGGCAAGGCCAGTTGCGCCTGTTCGGGCAAGTGGCTCTCATGCGGCGCAAGGCGGCGCAGGCTGCCTGCCCCAAGCCGGGTGCTGAGCCGCTCGACCAGTTCGGTCAGCGCAGCGTCGTCCTTTTCCCCGCCGCCAAGCTCAGGCTGGCTGGCGGCCAGAGGGTCGGTCGCGGGCAGGAACAGGCTTATGCGCTCATAGCCAAAGCCAGGATCGAGCGGATCGGCCAGGCTGGCAATACGCTCATCAAACAGACGCAGAACCAATGCAGGATCGCGGCTCGGGCGCCCGGTTTCGATGTCCAGCCGATGACGCGCACCGTCACTTCGGTAAAGGGTCAATGCAAACCGGCGACCACCCAGCGCGCGTTCTGCAAGGGCGCCTGCCGCCTCTTGCAACAAGTCCATGAAAACCGCGCTGATCGTACTTTGCAGTGCGACGGGTTCGGCGAAACGGCGCTCGAAATGAAGCGGCTCGGGATCTCTCAGGGCATCGATGGGGGCCTGTTCCGCGCCGGTCAGGCGTTGCAGAGCGCTGACGGCGCCTGCCCCGAAACGCGCGGCAATGCTGGCCGTGGGGCGCACTACCAGATCGCCGATACATCTGAGCCCCGCCCTGTTGAGCGCAAGGATGGAATCCGGATCGAGCCCCAGCGCGATCACCGGCAGGGCGCGAACGGCCGCCCGTTCGTCGACAACAGGCAGAGTGCCGTATCGGGCCAATGCCTGCGCTGCTTCCGCCGTAGAAGCGACTGCCCAGCGCAGCGTCATGCCCATGTCCGCCGCAGCGTCCTCGACCTGAGCACATAGCCCTGCCTCACCGCCGAAAAGATGATCTCCCCCTGCAATGTCGAGCGTAATCCCATCGAACGAGGCCAGCGTAACGCGCGGCGACCAGTCAAGGCAGCGGCGCGCCATGCGTTCGAGCCAGTGGCGGTCTGCCCCTTCGTCCATTTCAGTGACGATCAGGTCAGGCTCAACGGCTCGTGCATCGGCCAGTGTCGCCCCCGGCACGATGCCCAGCGCCTGCGCCTTGGCGTCCACCGCCGCGAGCCTCAATGCCCCTCTGACCTTGGCGACCATGGCCAGCGGCAAAGGTGTATCGCAGTCTGCCTCAGGCGGCGCGGGGTTTTCTCGCCCATGCCGGCGCATCTCCCCGATCCGCCAGCGGTCGGTCGAGAGGAACGGAAACCATAGCGCGAGATACCGGCGCTTCACGGAACTTGCATCGATCACGGTCCCACTCCAGCCGCCAGTCGAGGCCGCAAGGGCCGGATCGCTGGCGCAACAGGGTCAAGTCGAACGTCGGTTGTCCTGGGGCATTGCCGGGCAATGCCCGCGACGGCGCGGCCGCCACCTGCCAGCGCGTACGTGCGGCACTGGGCGAAGGGACGGCATCCATGCGCAGCAACAGCAGCGGCACGCCGGATTTCTCGGCCGCCAGAACCAGTTTGCGACTAGCGGTCAGGTCAAGCGTGCGCATGGCGCCCCAGCCTTCGAGAATAACGGCCCCCAATCTGCCGCAGTGCAAGGCCTCGGCTGCGGCACGCAGCAGCGCAAGCGTGTCAGGCACCACGCCCACCAGCCCATGCTCAGGCGCACCGCCCAGTTCGGCCCAGCCGCCTGCCTGCAGGATGCCCGAGGTCTTGAGCCAGCGCCGCTCCCGCAACCAAAGGATGGCCTGTTTCGGACTGTTTGTGCTCCCACACATTCCCATGGCAACTGCCATGGCGAAGCCCGCCGCAGAACTGGCATCGTCAGGCTCCGCTGCATAGATTTCATGCACCTGCCCATAGCCCAGCCCGCCTGCCAGAGCCTCGTCCAAAGACGTGACGCCGCTCGCCCAGAAACCTGTTCCGGGCGTGTCAGGTGGCAGAGGAAAGGCAGGGGCGACTCGCATATGTTCTTATTATGTTCCACGTGAGCGCCAATCAAGAACTACTCGGATGATGACGCATCTGAGAAACACCGTGACGATATCCAGAACCGTTCCAAGGGGTGCATCTGTTCGCTTTTATCGCTATCCCGCCCCCTGTGTCGGACTGGCAAACAAGTTTCTTCGGGGAGCCGGAATCATGAATCGAACAATATTGGTCACAGGCGCCACTGCAGGCATTGGCGCTGCGACGGCTCGCAAGTTTGTGGCGAATGGATGGAAGGCGATCATCACCGGGCGCCGCGAGGATCGGCTGCAAAATCTGGTCGCCGAACTGGGCCAGGAGCATGTGCACCCGGTCTCGTTCGATATTCGCGATGAAGCCGCGATTGCACAGACGCTTGCAAAGCTGCCCGATGGATTTCGCGATATCGACCTGCTGATCAACAACGCCGGGCTTGCGCTCGGCACGGCCCCTGCGCAGGAAGCCCAGCTGGATCAATGGCGCCAGATGATCGATACCAACATCACCGGCCTGGTAACGATCACCCACGCGCTGCTTCCCCGGCTTATCGAGCGCAAGGGGATGATCATCAACCTCAGTTCGGTCGCCGCAACTTACCCTTATCGCGGTGGAAACGCCTATGGCGGCACAAAGGCCTTTGTGCGCCAATTCTCGCTCGGTCTTCGGTCCGATCTGCACGGCACCGGCGTGCGCGTCACCTCGATTGAACCCGGCATGGTGGAAACCGAATTCACGCTGGTGCGCACCGGCGGTGACCAGACGGCATCGGATACGCTGTATCAGGGCGCCAATCCGATGACGGCGGAAGACATCGCCGATACGCTTTTCTGGGTGGCAAGCCAGCCCAGCCATCTCAACATCAACACGCTGGAACTGATGCCGGTGACGCAGTCCTTTGCCGGTTTTCAGGTCGCGCGCGACAACTGAAACGCTCAGTCGGGTGTGAGCCGGAGCAACTGCTTGCCCCGGTTCGCACCGCTGAACAGTCGCAAAAACGTATCGGGAATATTCTCGAACCCCTGCTGAATATCGGTGCGATACCGCAATTCTCCCGAAGCGGTCCACGACGTCAGATCCGCGCTGGCTGCGGCGATCCGATCGAGATGGTCGAGCAGGATGAAGCCGCGCATCGTTCCACGCCTGGTCACCAATTCCATCAGATTTCTTGGGCCGGGCACGGGTGCTTCCGCATTATAGCCGGACACACCCCCACACAGGACGATCCGCCCGAACCAGGCAAGATTGGCAATCGCGGCTTCGAGGATAGTCCCACCAACATTGTCGAAAAACAGATCGATACCATCGGGGCATAGCGCCTTCAGGCGCTCCTCAACATTTTCCGCCCGGTAATCAATGGCCGCATCGGCACCATACTCATCGACCAACCATCCGCATTTTTCGGTGCCGCCGGCAATCCCGATCACCCGCGCGCCAGAAAGCCGGGCAACCTGAAGCGCCACGGAACCGACAGCGCCCGCAGCCCCGGAAACCACAACCGTATCGCCAGCGCGAACCGCGCCGACATCGCGAATCCCGACATAGGCGGTGAAACTGGCCCCGCCAAAAAGGCCGAGCGCCTGTTCGGGCGTTACACCGGTGGGCACGAGCGAAGGTGGCTCCTCGCCTGCGCGACAGGCAACCGCATAGTCCTGCCATCCATAGAGGCCGCGTACCAGCGCGCCTTCCGGATAGGCCGGATTTCGTGACGCAACCACCTGATTGATGCTGCTGCCACGCACCGGCTCTCCGATCGCGATCGGCGGCATATACCCCGGGACATCATCCATCCAGCCGCGCTGCGCGGGATCGAACCCGAGCATGACGGTTCGAAGCAGTATCTCGCCCGCATCCAGATCGACGATCGGAACCGGCTCATCACGCCGCTCGAAATCGGCCGCCGTAACCATCCCGTGCGGGCGCCGCGCAAGGCGCCACTGCCGGTTTATCAAATGATCTGTCCCCACCGTCACCCCCTCCGTATATATTTTACGGCACAGTGCGGCATGCGCGCGACGCTGACCAGCACTGAAACGGAGTGAGGAGAGACAGTGTGTTTATGCGCGTGGCCTGATATTATTTCCCCAGCCAGAACGCCCGCGACTTCGCGGAATCCGGCATCTCGACGACAGAGCGGATTTTGCCGTTCTCGATTTCGAAGATGAAGACGATGGCGTTCCGATAGACACGGCCGTCGAGCAGCTTGCCCGTGACATGGGTGAAAACGACAACGCGGTCTTCCTCCGCCGTCACCGATTGATGCTCGAACTCCAGCCCGCTTTCAAAGACGTTGAGTTCTGCCAGCATCGTCTCAAGCGCCGATCGATCCCGGACGCCTGCCATCTCCCAGTCTCCCGGAACGGTCCAGGTGACGTCCGGCGTCATCAGATCGAGACTCTTTACAAGGTCACCGCTCCGCTGGCACTCGAAATAGCGCGCAACTACCTGCTTCGGCGTGTCCAACTGATCGCCCAACGCATCCTCCCCTTATTGTTTTGATTATGCTGTCGCTGATGGCGGGCAGGCAGACACACACTACCCACCCCCACCTCAGCGATTATTCGACGGTAACAGACTTCGCCAGATTGCGCGGCTGATCGACATCGGTGCCCTTCAGGACCGCGACGTGATAAGCAAGCAACTGCACGGGCACCGCATAGACCAGCGGCGCGATCAGCGGATGGACGACAGGCATTTCGATCGTTGCCAGAACGTCATCCCCCGCCTGCGCAATACCGTCGGCATCGGAGATCAGGATCACCTTGCCGCCGCGTGCCTGCACTTCCTGCATGTTCGAGACCGTCTTTTCGAAAAGCGGGCCAGATGGTGCAAGGACGATCACGGGCACATGTTCATCGATCAAAGCGATCGGGCCGTGCTTCATTTCGCCGGCGGCATAGCCTTCGGCGTGAATATAGCTGATTTCCTTGAGCTTCAGCGCACCCTCAAGCGCCATCGGATAGTCGGGACCACGGCCGAGATAGAGCACGTCGCGCGCGGGCGCGACGAGAGGAGCGATCGCGAGAATATCCTCATCATATGCAAGCGCCTGGTTGAGCGCCGCTGGCGCCTCGGTCAGGTGGCTCACAATCTCGCGTTCCTCGTCCGCCGACAAACGCCCCTTGGCGCGCGCAAGATTGGCAGCCAGCGCCGCGAGCACCGCCAACTGGCAGGTAAAGGCCTTGGTCGATGCCACGCCGATCTCGGGCCCCGCATGCGTTGGCAAAAGCAGATCGGCCTCGCGCGCCATGGAACTGGTGGGCACGTTGACGACAACCGCAATCTTTTGCCCCTCAGTCCGTGCATGACGAAGCGCGGCGAGCGTATCGGCCGTTTCGCCAGACTGCGAAATAAACAGCGCAAGACCGCCTGGTTCCAGAACAGGCTGGCGATACCGAAATTCCGACGCGACATCGAGGTCGACGGGCACGCGCGCAAACTGCTCGAACCAGTATTTGGCGACCATGCCCGCATAGAAGCTCGTGCCGCAGGCCACGATCGTGACGCGGCGGATCTCACCAAGGTCGAAATCCATGTCAGGCAAGGCGACCTGATTCTCGAGCGGGCGCAGATAGCTCTGCAGGGTCTGCGCGACGACCACCGGTTGCTCGTAGATTTCCTTCTGCATGAAATGGCGATGATTGCCCTTGTCGATCATCGCTCCCGTCACGCCGGAATGCGTGACCGGGCGCTCGACGGGATTATTGTCGCGATCAAAGATCTGGACCTTGTCGCGCTTGACGACCGCCCAGTCCCCTTCGTCGAGATAGGCGATCTTCTGCGTCAACGGCGCCAGCGCAAGCGCGTCCGACCCCAGATAATTCTCCCCCTCGCCATAACCGACGACAAGCGGAGCCCCCAGTCGCGCCCCGATCAGCAGATCAGGATATTCCCGGAACATGATGGCGAGCGCAAAGGCACCGTGGAGACGCGGCAAGACCGCAGCCACCGCTTGTTCGGGCGTTGCGCCGCGCTCGATTTCGCGGGCGACGAGATGACCGACCACTTCGGTGTCGGTCTGGCTGGCGAAATGGCGGCCTTCGGCGATCAGTTCGTCGCGCAGTGGCTTGAAGTTCTCGATAATGCCGTTGTGGACCAAAGTGACATCGCCCACGACATGCGGATGCGCATTATCTTCGGTCGGCGCACCATGCGTCGCCCAACGGGTATGGGCGATGCCGCTGCTTCCCGGAAGCGGATTGGCGGCCAGCTTTTCAGCCAGATTGTTCAGTTTGCCTTCTGCGCGACGCCGGTCGAGCGCGCCATTATTGATGGTGCAAACACCTGCGGAGTCATATCCGCGATATTCAAGCCGACGAAGCCCGTCCACCAACCGACCCGCCACATCGCCCTGGCCGAGAATCCCGATAATTCCGCACATATTACGCTTATCCCGCCTTCTTTGCCTGCATTGCCGCACGGAAACGTGCGGCCCAGCCGGGCTTAACATCCTGTTTGCCCCGCGCAACGCCGAGTGCATCCGCCTCGACATCGCGGATTACCACCGAACCTGCGCCGACAATGGCACCATCGCCGATCCGAACCGGCGCAACGAGCGCGCTATTCGATCCGATAAAGGCGCCTTTGCCAATTTCGGTCCGATATTTGAAATAGCCGTCATAATTGCAAGTGATCGTACCCGCGCCAATATTCGCGCCCTCGCCAATCTCCGCATCGCCAAGATAGCTAAGGTGGTTCGCCTTGGCGCCCTTGCCCAGAACGGCCTTCTTGACCTCGACGAAATTGCCCACCTTCGCCTTTTCACGAAGTACGGCACCGGGACGCAGGCGCGCATAAGGGCCTACTTCCGAACCTTTTTCAACAACAGCGCCCTCAAGATGCGAAAAGGCGCGGATCGAAACGTGATCCGCCACATGGACACCGGGGCCGAAAACCACATTGGGCTCGATGGTAACGTCGCGGCCCAGCACCGTGTCATAGGCGAAATATACGGTGTCGGGTGCCGTCAGCGTAACACCGTCGGCCATGGCCGCGGCGCGGCGACGTTGCTGCCAGCTCGCCTCGACCGCCGCTAGCTCAGCCCGGCTGTTGACCCCTGCGACTTCCCAGGCTGCACCCTCGATAACAGCGCTCTGGCGACCATCAGTCGCCGCGAGCATGACAATATCGGGAAGATAATATTCCCCCGCCGCATTGTCGTTGCCGACCCGCGCCAGCAGCGCAAACAAATCGCGTGCGCGAACAGCCAACAATCCCGAATTGCACAGCGTGACGGCACGCTCCTCGGCAGAGGCGTCCTTGAACTCGACCATCTTGGCAATGGTGCCGGCATCATCCGCGACAATTCGGCCATAGGCTGCGGGATCGGTCGGTCGAAACCCTAGGACGACCGCAGCCGGAGCATCCGATGCGTTCAACCGCTCGCGCATGCGCTGCATCGTATCGACCGAGACAAGCGGCACGTCCCCGTACAGGATCAGAATATCACCATCGAACTCCTGAAGCGCCTCTTCCGCCTGCTGAACGGCATGCCCGGTGCCAAGCTGCTCGGCCTGCACCGCAATACGTACGCCGCGTCCTGCAAGGGAGGCCTCGATCTGATCGCGCCCCGAGCCGACGACGACGACCTTCTCCGTCGGCGCCAGCGTATCGATGCTCGCCAACAGGTGATGCAGCATCGGACGGCCCGCAATCGGATGCAGAACCTTGTGCCGGTCCGATTTCATCCGCGTCCCCTGCCCTGCGGCAAGAACGATGGCGGCAATCGGCGGCAGCGACATGCATTTTCCTCTCAACAGAAAGTCAGAAGCTGCGCATTGCCATGACTTGCTTGCCAACGCCACCCTAGGCGCGGCATGAGGCGGGCATGAACGATTTCCCCTTCGACATTGTCGGTTTCGATCTGGATGGCACGCTGCTCGATACCAGCGTCGACCTTGCAAATGCGGTCAACCACGCCCTTGCCCATGCCGGGCGCGCGCCGCTGAGCGTCGAAGAGGTAAAGCCCATGATCGGGGGCGGCGCCAAGAAAATGCTCGAACGCGGCCTGGAAGCAACGGGCGGCTATACGGAGGAAGAGATGGAGGATCTCTACCACCGGCTCCTCACCTTTTACGAAGCCAATATCGCGGTGGGAACGGTGCCCTTTCCCGGCACGCTTGCCGCACTGGACCAACTCGACGCCATGGGCGTGAAGCTGGCCGTCGTTACCAACAAGTTCGAACATCTTGCGCAGAAGGTGCTTGTGCAACTCGGCCTGCGCGACCGGTTCGTCGCGCTGATTGGCGGGGATACGATGGGCAAGGGCAATTCCAAGCCAAGCGCAGCGCCCATTCACGAAATGATTGCCCGCGCGGGCGGCGGACGTGCGGCCTTTGTCGGAGATTCCATTTTCGACACGCTGGCAGCGAAAAATGCCGGTATTCCTTCGGTCGCCGTCTCTTTCGGTTTCCTCATGCAGCCGATTGAAGAACTCGGCGCCGATGTCATTATTGATCATTATGACGAACTGATCCCCGCGCTTGCGAGGTTGATGCCGCAATCTGCCTGAAAAGCCCAACGCACGAAAATTGCGGTGACACTCTGCCAAATCCGCTAAGGGAAGCAGCATGAAGCTGCTCGATTCCCCGTGGACCACCACCGCAGTCGTCATCGTCATATTGGCCGCAGGAGTCGGTTGGGGCGTGGGAGGCAACTGGGAATCAGCGCTCGTCACGCTGCTCGGCGGAATGGCCGCGATCCTGATCGCACAATATCCGTTCAAATTCGAAAATGATAACACAACGCCGATATTGAACGCCGAAGAAAGCGCGGGCCGGGCCCGCGTCAAGGTGATCGAGGCGCTGAACGACCCCGCGCTCATCATCCGCCGCGGGCGCATCATCATCGCCAACCCGGCGGCACTCGCGCTGTTCGGCAACCATATCATGGGAGAGGACGTCCGCGTCGCCATTCGTCACCCCGCCGCCGCGGAACATCTGATGGCGAGCACCCTGCCCCGCGACGATCGTGGGATCGAGTTGGTCGGCCTCGGATCGCTTGACCAGCACTGGCTGATGCGTGTGGTCGACATCGGCGATGAACGCCGGCTGGTGCACCTCATCGATCGCAGCGAAGCCTATGTCGCCGAGCGGATGCGCGTGGACTTCGTTGCCAATGCGAGCCACGAACTGCGCACGCCGCTTGCCGGCATCATCGGTTTTATCGAAACGCTGGACGAGCCGGAAGCCGGTAGCGACGCCGGAACCCGCAAGCGCTTCTTGGGCGTGATGATGAAAGAGGCCCGGCGTATGCAGACGCTGGTGGATGACCTCATTTCCCTCTCCCGCATCGAAGCGGACAAATATCGTGCGCCCGACGATGCGGTCGATCTGGTACCACTGGTTCAGGAAGTCAGCCGGGTGACGAAGGATCGCCCCGGCGCGGATCAGCGCGAAATCCTCGTCGAGATTGACGAGAAAACGCCTCCTGTGGCCGGGGACCGGGCACAGCTATCCCAGTTGCTACACAATATCGTCGGCAATGCGTTCAAATATGGTCGTCCAGGCACCCCCATCCGCATCTCTATGGCAGGAAACGGTAATGCGATGGTGAGACTGTCGGTCGAGGACGAAGGCGAAGGCATCGCCCCACACCATATTCCGCGCCTCACAGAGCGCTTCTACCGCGTCGATTCGGGGCGAAGCCGTTCACTCGGAGGCACCGGCCTTGGCCTTTCAATTGTTAAACATATTGTCGAACGGCATCGCGGAAAACTCGATATCGCAAGCATTTCCGGTAAGGGCACAACGGTGACAGTCACGCTTCCTGCCGCTTCGGAGCGCATGTCATAAAAGTGAAATACATCTGCAACAAAAGGCCAACCTGACGCTGCTAGCGCGGCGCCGCGCCACAAACGTGGCAAGGAGATCAGAATGTTGAAGAAGTTTGCACTCATCGCTGTTTCAACGCTCGCGCTGTCCGCTTGTGGCGATCAGGGCGCGACCGGTGCGTCCGCAGCCCGCGACCAGATCAAGGTCGTCGGATCGTCGACTGTCTATCCCTTTTCAACTGCGGTTGCCGAACAGTTCCAGCATAAGAATACCGGCTTCAAAGCACCCGTTATCGAATCGACGGGCACCGGCGCTGGCATGAAGCAGTTCTGTGCCGGGCTCGGTGCCACGCACCCCGATATTGCGAACGCATCGCGTCGCATCAAGAAAACTGAGTTCGACGATTGCCAGAAGAATGGCGTGAAGGATGTCGTCGAAGTCCAGGTGGGCATTGATGGTCTGGCATTTGTAGAATCGGTCAAGGGACCGGCGATGAAGCTGACCCCCGAAGACATCTACAAGGCGCTCGCTGCCAATCCCTATGGCAAGCCCAACACCACCAAGACCTGGAAAGACGTGAACGCGGCACTGCCGGCGATCCCGATCCAGGTGTACGGCCCGCCGTCGACCTCCGGCACGCGCGATGCTCTCGCCGAACTGATCCTCGAAA is part of the Sphingomonas sp. C3-2 genome and harbors:
- the glmU gene encoding bifunctional UDP-N-acetylglucosamine diphosphorylase/glucosamine-1-phosphate N-acetyltransferase GlmU, with the protein product MSLPPIAAIVLAAGQGTRMKSDRHKVLHPIAGRPMLHHLLASIDTLAPTEKVVVVGSGRDQIEASLAGRGVRIAVQAEQLGTGHAVQQAEEALQEFDGDILILYGDVPLVSVDTMQRMRERLNASDAPAAVVLGFRPTDPAAYGRIVADDAGTIAKMVEFKDASAEERAVTLCNSGLLAVRARDLFALLARVGNDNAAGEYYLPDIVMLAATDGRQSAVIEGAAWEVAGVNSRAELAAVEASWQQRRRAAAMADGVTLTAPDTVYFAYDTVLGRDVTIEPNVVFGPGVHVADHVSIRAFSHLEGAVVEKGSEVGPYARLRPGAVLREKAKVGNFVEVKKAVLGKGAKANHLSYLGDAEIGEGANIGAGTITCNYDGYFKYRTEIGKGAFIGSNSALVAPVRIGDGAIVGAGSVVIRDVEADALGVARGKQDVKPGWAARFRAAMQAKKAG
- a CDS encoding HAD-IA family hydrolase translates to MNDFPFDIVGFDLDGTLLDTSVDLANAVNHALAHAGRAPLSVEEVKPMIGGGAKKMLERGLEATGGYTEEEMEDLYHRLLTFYEANIAVGTVPFPGTLAALDQLDAMGVKLAVVTNKFEHLAQKVLVQLGLRDRFVALIGGDTMGKGNSKPSAAPIHEMIARAGGGRAAFVGDSIFDTLAAKNAGIPSVAVSFGFLMQPIEELGADVIIDHYDELIPALARLMPQSA
- a CDS encoding SDR family NAD(P)-dependent oxidoreductase, with the protein product MNRTILVTGATAGIGAATARKFVANGWKAIITGRREDRLQNLVAELGQEHVHPVSFDIRDEAAIAQTLAKLPDGFRDIDLLINNAGLALGTAPAQEAQLDQWRQMIDTNITGLVTITHALLPRLIERKGMIINLSSVAATYPYRGGNAYGGTKAFVRQFSLGLRSDLHGTGVRVTSIEPGMVETEFTLVRTGGDQTASDTLYQGANPMTAEDIADTLFWVASQPSHLNINTLELMPVTQSFAGFQVARDN
- a CDS encoding DNA polymerase Y family protein; the encoded protein is MVAKVRGALRLAAVDAKAQALGIVPGATLADARAVEPDLIVTEMDEGADRHWLERMARRCLDWSPRVTLASFDGITLDIAGGDHLFGGEAGLCAQVEDAAADMGMTLRWAVASTAEAAQALARYGTLPVVDERAAVRALPVIALGLDPDSILALNRAGLRCIGDLVVRPTASIAARFGAGAVSALQRLTGAEQAPIDALRDPEPLHFERRFAEPVALQSTISAVFMDLLQEAAGALAERALGGRRFALTLYRSDGARHRLDIETGRPSRDPALVLRLFDERIASLADPLDPGFGYERISLFLPATDPLAASQPELGGGEKDDAALTELVERLSTRLGAGSLRRLAPHESHLPEQAQLALPAMSERVPVPWPRPPEGEPPMRPLFLFDPPQRVEVLAEVPDGPPHRFRWRRKLHEVRLYEGPERIANEWWRHKGGECADQGGLTRDYYRVEDVLGRRYWIFRHGLYDEKPDPHWYMHGLFA
- a CDS encoding ATP-binding protein — protein: MKLLDSPWTTTAVVIVILAAGVGWGVGGNWESALVTLLGGMAAILIAQYPFKFENDNTTPILNAEESAGRARVKVIEALNDPALIIRRGRIIIANPAALALFGNHIMGEDVRVAIRHPAAAEHLMASTLPRDDRGIELVGLGSLDQHWLMRVVDIGDERRLVHLIDRSEAYVAERMRVDFVANASHELRTPLAGIIGFIETLDEPEAGSDAGTRKRFLGVMMKEARRMQTLVDDLISLSRIEADKYRAPDDAVDLVPLVQEVSRVTKDRPGADQREILVEIDEKTPPVAGDRAQLSQLLHNIVGNAFKYGRPGTPIRISMAGNGNAMVRLSVEDEGEGIAPHHIPRLTERFYRVDSGRSRSLGGTGLGLSIVKHIVERHRGKLDIASISGKGTTVTVTLPAASERMS
- a CDS encoding NADP-dependent oxidoreductase; protein product: MINRQWRLARRPHGMVTAADFERRDEPVPIVDLDAGEILLRTVMLGFDPAQRGWMDDVPGYMPPIAIGEPVRGSSINQVVASRNPAYPEGALVRGLYGWQDYAVACRAGEEPPSLVPTGVTPEQALGLFGGASFTAYVGIRDVGAVRAGDTVVVSGAAGAVGSVALQVARLSGARVIGIAGGTEKCGWLVDEYGADAAIDYRAENVEERLKALCPDGIDLFFDNVGGTILEAAIANLAWFGRIVLCGGVSGYNAEAPVPGPRNLMELVTRRGTMRGFILLDHLDRIAAASADLTSWTASGELRYRTDIQQGFENIPDTFLRLFSGANRGKQLLRLTPD
- a CDS encoding nuclear transport factor 2 family protein encodes the protein MGDQLDTPKQVVARYFECQRSGDLVKSLDLMTPDVTWTVPGDWEMAGVRDRSALETMLAELNVFESGLEFEHQSVTAEEDRVVVFTHVTGKLLDGRVYRNAIVFIFEIENGKIRSVVEMPDSAKSRAFWLGK
- a CDS encoding substrate-binding domain-containing protein; this translates as MLKKFALIAVSTLALSACGDQGATGASAARDQIKVVGSSTVYPFSTAVAEQFQHKNTGFKAPVIESTGTGAGMKQFCAGLGATHPDIANASRRIKKTEFDDCQKNGVKDVVEVQVGIDGLAFVESVKGPAMKLTPEDIYKALAANPYGKPNTTKTWKDVNAALPAIPIQVYGPPSTSGTRDALAELILEKGCDANPEMKALKSENADKHKDLCTRVREDGAYVDSGENDNLIVQKLGANPNAIGVLGYSFLEENLATVRGIELNNVKPTYDTIADFSYPGARPLYIYVKAGHLNAIKGLREYVGEWASAWNTGGYLAKRGLIASPEAVRKANADTVANMTPLDGASLK
- the glmS gene encoding glutamine--fructose-6-phosphate transaminase (isomerizing) codes for the protein MCGIIGILGQGDVAGRLVDGLRRLEYRGYDSAGVCTINNGALDRRRAEGKLNNLAEKLAANPLPGSSGIAHTRWATHGAPTEDNAHPHVVGDVTLVHNGIIENFKPLRDELIAEGRHFASQTDTEVVGHLVAREIERGATPEQAVAAVLPRLHGAFALAIMFREYPDLLIGARLGAPLVVGYGEGENYLGSDALALAPLTQKIAYLDEGDWAVVKRDKVQIFDRDNNPVERPVTHSGVTGAMIDKGNHRHFMQKEIYEQPVVVAQTLQSYLRPLENQVALPDMDFDLGEIRRVTIVACGTSFYAGMVAKYWFEQFARVPVDLDVASEFRYRQPVLEPGGLALFISQSGETADTLAALRHARTEGQKIAVVVNVPTSSMAREADLLLPTHAGPEIGVASTKAFTCQLAVLAALAANLARAKGRLSADEEREIVSHLTEAPAALNQALAYDEDILAIAPLVAPARDVLYLGRGPDYPMALEGALKLKEISYIHAEGYAAGEMKHGPIALIDEHVPVIVLAPSGPLFEKTVSNMQEVQARGGKVILISDADGIAQAGDDVLATIEMPVVHPLIAPLVYAVPVQLLAYHVAVLKGTDVDQPRNLAKSVTVE